A window of the Lysinibacillus irui genome harbors these coding sequences:
- the xerC gene encoding tyrosine recombinase XerC — protein MLVSSQDALEQFMLYIQVEKNFSVHTVREYESDLLDFLTFLQTEGINDLASVEYIHARLYVTKLYEEKRARASISRKISSIRSFFRFLNRQYGLDDGAFRSLYHPKKESRLPNFFYEEELKQLFDANTGDDLKSLRNIAILELLYATGIRVSELTSIQVEDVDFHYSIIRVMGKGRKERIIPFGQFASLAMQDYIEQARPRLMKKTSHQQLFVNMRGGELTPRGVRHILNEMIDKASLHTKIYPHMLRHTFATHLLNNGADLRTVQELLGHSHLSSTQVYTHVTKEHLRQTYMNAHPRA, from the coding sequence ATGTTAGTTTCGTCCCAAGATGCACTCGAACAGTTCATGCTTTACATCCAAGTTGAAAAGAACTTCTCTGTTCATACAGTGCGAGAATATGAATCAGACCTGCTAGATTTTTTAACCTTTTTACAAACGGAGGGAATCAATGATTTAGCGAGTGTTGAATATATACATGCACGTCTTTATGTAACAAAGTTGTATGAAGAAAAAAGGGCAAGGGCTTCTATTTCTAGAAAGATTTCCTCGATCCGTTCCTTTTTTCGCTTTCTAAATAGACAATACGGATTAGATGACGGAGCATTCCGTTCGCTCTATCACCCTAAAAAAGAATCTCGTTTACCAAATTTTTTCTACGAAGAAGAATTGAAGCAGCTATTTGATGCGAATACTGGTGATGATTTGAAATCATTGAGAAATATAGCTATATTAGAGCTGTTATATGCTACAGGTATACGTGTAAGTGAACTGACTTCTATTCAAGTAGAGGATGTAGATTTTCATTATTCAATCATACGAGTAATGGGTAAAGGTCGAAAAGAACGAATTATTCCATTTGGTCAATTTGCGAGTTTAGCAATGCAGGACTACATAGAGCAAGCTCGTCCTCGATTGATGAAAAAGACCAGTCATCAGCAGTTGTTTGTCAATATGCGCGGTGGGGAACTTACGCCTCGAGGGGTACGTCATATTTTAAACGAAATGATTGACAAGGCCTCACTCCATACGAAAATTTACCCACACATGCTTCGCCATACTTTTGCCACTCATTTATTGAATAATGGCGCTGATTTGCGAACGGTGCAGGAGTTATTAGGTCACTCTCATTTATCTTCTACACAAGTTTACACACATGTAACAAAAGAGCATCTTCGTCAAACATATATGAATGCTCATCCAAGGGCATAA
- the ylqF gene encoding ribosome biogenesis GTPase YlqF, with translation MTIQWFPGHMAKARREVTEKLKLVDIIFELIDARLPLSSRNPMIDEVINQKPRLLILNKADMADEQETRKWVEYFAQRGHRAVAINSLEGKGLQQVTKAAQEILKEKFDRMKAKGMKPRAIRAMIVGIPNVGKSTLINRLAKKNIAKTGNTPGVTKAQQWIKVGKELELLDTPGILWPKFEDQEVGFKLALTGAIKDTITNMEDLAVYGLRFLSVHYPKRMEERYGIEFIHEELVDTFDHIGKLRRVFGPGGEIDYDQVAQLIVRDIRGLQLGKLTFDFVEEQLEKEAEQL, from the coding sequence GTGACAATACAATGGTTTCCTGGGCATATGGCAAAAGCCCGACGTGAAGTAACTGAAAAATTAAAGCTTGTTGATATTATATTTGAATTAATAGATGCTCGTTTACCCCTATCCTCGCGTAATCCGATGATTGACGAAGTAATTAATCAAAAACCACGTCTGTTAATTTTAAATAAAGCGGATATGGCAGATGAGCAAGAAACACGTAAATGGGTAGAATATTTTGCTCAACGTGGTCATAGAGCAGTAGCCATTAATTCACTTGAGGGCAAAGGCTTACAGCAAGTAACAAAAGCCGCACAAGAAATTTTAAAAGAAAAATTTGACCGTATGAAAGCAAAAGGAATGAAACCTAGAGCTATTCGTGCCATGATTGTTGGAATTCCGAACGTTGGAAAATCAACGCTCATCAATCGCTTAGCGAAAAAAAATATCGCTAAAACGGGCAATACACCAGGTGTGACTAAAGCACAGCAGTGGATTAAAGTCGGTAAAGAACTGGAGCTTTTGGATACGCCAGGTATTTTATGGCCGAAGTTTGAGGATCAAGAAGTAGGCTTTAAATTAGCTTTAACAGGTGCCATTAAGGATACCATTACAAATATGGAAGACTTAGCTGTCTATGGTTTGCGATTCTTATCTGTTCATTATCCAAAGCGTATGGAAGAGCGATATGGTATCGAATTTATTCATGAAGAGTTAGTGGATACATTCGACCATATTGGGAAACTACGTCGTGTATTCGGTCCTGGTGGAGAAATTGACTATGATCAAGTAGCTCAACTAATTGTTCGAGATATACGCGGATTACAATTAGGTAAACTTACCTTTGATTTTGTTGAAGAACAGCTAGAAAAAGAAGCTGAGCAATTATAA
- the hslV gene encoding ATP-dependent protease subunit HslV, which yields MGQIHATTIFAVHHNGGCAMAGDGQVTLGNAVVMKGTARKVRRLFNGQVLAGFAGSVADAFTLFEMFEGKLNEYNGNLQRAAVEVAKQWRGDKMLRQLEAMLLVMDKTTLLLVSGTGEVIEPDDGILAIGSGGNYALSAGRALKKYAGETMTAREIAEAALETAAEICVFTNHNIIVEALN from the coding sequence ATGGGACAAATTCATGCGACAACGATATTTGCGGTTCATCATAACGGAGGATGTGCCATGGCTGGTGATGGCCAAGTAACATTGGGAAATGCAGTTGTGATGAAGGGTACAGCAAGGAAGGTCAGACGTCTGTTTAATGGGCAGGTCCTTGCGGGTTTTGCAGGTTCCGTTGCTGATGCTTTTACACTGTTTGAAATGTTTGAAGGCAAACTAAATGAATATAACGGTAATTTACAACGTGCTGCAGTAGAAGTGGCAAAGCAGTGGCGTGGTGATAAAATGCTTCGTCAGCTGGAAGCAATGTTATTAGTAATGGATAAAACGACATTACTACTTGTTTCAGGTACAGGAGAAGTAATTGAACCAGATGATGGTATTTTGGCAATTGGCTCTGGTGGAAACTATGCATTATCTGCGGGCAGAGCTTTGAAAAAATATGCAGGTGAAACGATGACTGCTCGTGAAATTGCAGAAGCGGCATTAGAAACAGCTGCTGAAATATGTGTATTTACGAATCATAATATTATCGTGGAGGCGCTGAACTAA
- the sucC gene encoding ADP-forming succinate--CoA ligase subunit beta gives MNIHEYQGKEILRKYGVAVPNGKVAFSPDEAVKVAKELGSNVTVVKAQIHAGGRGKAGGVKIAKNLDEVRTYAKELLGKILVTHQTGPEGKEVKRLYIEEGSDIQKEYYLSLVLDRATSRVTMMGSEEGGMDIEEVAETNPEKIFKEVVDPVVGLTSFQARRMAFNMNIPANLVGKAVKLMLGLYQAFIDKDASIVEINPLVVTGQGEVVALDAKFNFDANALYRHKDIVELRDFDEEDAKEIEASKYDLSYISLDGNIGCMVNGAGLAMATMDTISYYGGSPANFLDVGGGATAEKVTEAFKIILSDPNVKGIFVNIFGGIMKCNIIAEGVVTAAKEIGLAVPLVVRLEGTNVELGKEILNASGLNIVAADSMADGAQKIVGLVG, from the coding sequence ATGAATATCCATGAATATCAAGGGAAAGAGATTCTGAGAAAATATGGTGTAGCTGTACCGAACGGAAAAGTTGCTTTTTCCCCTGATGAAGCAGTGAAAGTAGCGAAGGAACTTGGCTCAAATGTAACAGTAGTCAAGGCGCAAATTCATGCAGGTGGACGCGGTAAAGCAGGTGGTGTAAAAATCGCTAAAAACCTAGACGAGGTACGTACGTACGCAAAAGAATTATTAGGGAAAATTTTAGTGACTCATCAAACAGGTCCAGAAGGTAAAGAAGTAAAACGCTTGTATATTGAAGAGGGTTCTGATATCCAAAAAGAATATTATTTAAGTCTAGTATTAGATCGTGCAACATCTCGTGTTACGATGATGGGATCTGAAGAAGGCGGTATGGATATTGAAGAGGTTGCAGAAACAAATCCAGAAAAAATCTTCAAAGAAGTAGTAGATCCTGTTGTAGGCTTAACAAGCTTCCAAGCACGTCGTATGGCGTTTAATATGAATATTCCAGCAAACCTAGTAGGGAAAGCTGTTAAATTAATGTTAGGTTTATATCAAGCATTTATCGACAAAGATGCTTCGATTGTAGAAATTAATCCACTTGTTGTAACTGGACAAGGTGAAGTTGTGGCATTAGATGCTAAGTTCAATTTTGATGCGAATGCACTATATCGACATAAAGATATTGTCGAATTACGCGATTTTGACGAAGAAGATGCAAAAGAAATCGAAGCATCCAAATATGATTTAAGCTATATTTCATTAGATGGTAACATTGGTTGTATGGTTAATGGTGCCGGTCTTGCAATGGCCACTATGGATACAATTAGTTATTATGGCGGAAGCCCTGCTAACTTCCTAGATGTAGGGGGCGGTGCAACAGCTGAAAAAGTAACAGAGGCTTTCAAAATTATCCTTTCTGATCCAAACGTAAAAGGCATTTTCGTAAACATTTTTGGCGGAATTATGAAGTGTAACATTATTGCTGAAGGTGTTGTGACAGCTGCTAAAGAAATTGGTTTAGCTGTGCCGTTAGTTGTACGTTTAGAAGGTACAAATGTAGAACTTGGAAAAGAAATTTTAAATGCATCTGGTTTAAACATCGTTGCAGCGGATTCAATGGCTGACGGTGCACAAAAAATTGTGGGACTAGTAGGCTAA
- a CDS encoding EscU/YscU/HrcU family type III secretion system export apparatus switch protein gives MSEEKFTRKEAIALTYKLGQFDSPTVVAKGKGKIAENILARATEHNVPIYEDPNLVQLLGQLDLNESIPEELYQAVAEVFAFIYRLDQQHARKYRKNEVF, from the coding sequence ATGAGCGAAGAAAAATTTACACGAAAAGAGGCAATTGCGCTTACTTATAAACTTGGACAATTTGATAGTCCAACTGTTGTAGCAAAGGGAAAAGGGAAAATTGCTGAAAATATTTTAGCTCGTGCCACTGAGCACAATGTGCCAATTTATGAGGATCCTAACCTCGTGCAATTGCTTGGTCAACTAGATTTAAATGAGTCCATTCCAGAAGAATTATATCAGGCCGTAGCTGAGGTTTTTGCATTTATATATCGTTTAGATCAGCAACATGCGCGAAAATATAGAAAAAATGAAGTATTCTGA
- the topA gene encoding type I DNA topoisomerase produces MADYLVIVESPAKAKTIERYLGKKYKVKASVGHVRDLPRSQMGVSAENNFEPKYITIRGKGPVLQELKSAAKKVKKVYLAADPDREGEAIAWHLATALNIDIHSDCRVVFNEITKDAIIESFKNPRPINMDLVDAQQTRRILDRLVGYNISPILWKKVKKGLSAGRVQSVALRMIIDRENEIKNFQPEEYWTIEGTFEKGKKTFDALYYGNGKDKIKLTNEEQVKAILKDVKGTNFNVVNVTKKERKRNAAPAFTTSSLQQEAARKLNFRAKKTMMLAQQLYEGIDIGKKEGTVGLITYMRTDSTRISDTAKAEAVTYIEGKYGKEYIATEIKQTKKASNAQDAHEAIRPTSTMRTPDELKTVLSRDQLRLYRLIWERFIASQMAPAILDTVAVDLQNGDVLFRANGSQVKFAGFMKLYIEGTDDQTEETTKLLPEMEIGDQVKSLEIEPKQHFTQPPPRYSEARLVKTMEELGIGRPSTYAPTLDTIQRRGYVVLDAKRFMPTELGEIVHQLVLEFFPDIINIEFTAQMEQDLDDIEEGNRQWKNVVEEFYKDFEVHVKHADEAMEKVVIKDEPAGEDCELCGSPMVYKLGRYGKFMACSNFPDCRNTKAIMKPIGVKCPSCETGEIVERKSKTKRLFYGCNQYPECEFVSWDKPISRPCPKCSALLVEKKIKKGVQIQCTKCDYEETPTQ; encoded by the coding sequence ATGGCGGATTATTTAGTGATTGTAGAATCACCGGCAAAAGCAAAAACAATTGAACGATATTTAGGTAAGAAATATAAAGTAAAAGCATCGGTTGGACATGTTAGGGATCTTCCACGTAGCCAAATGGGTGTTAGTGCTGAGAATAACTTTGAACCTAAATATATTACGATACGTGGTAAAGGACCTGTATTACAGGAATTAAAATCTGCGGCAAAAAAAGTGAAGAAAGTTTATCTAGCGGCCGATCCAGACCGCGAGGGAGAAGCAATTGCTTGGCACCTTGCGACTGCGTTAAACATTGATATTCACTCAGATTGTCGTGTTGTATTTAATGAAATCACCAAGGATGCAATTATAGAGTCCTTTAAAAATCCACGTCCAATTAACATGGATTTAGTAGATGCACAACAAACAAGACGTATATTGGATAGACTCGTAGGCTATAACATTAGCCCAATTCTGTGGAAAAAGGTGAAAAAGGGTCTATCAGCAGGTCGTGTACAATCGGTAGCTCTACGCATGATTATTGATCGTGAAAATGAAATTAAAAACTTCCAACCAGAAGAATATTGGACAATTGAAGGAACATTTGAAAAAGGTAAAAAAACCTTTGATGCTCTTTACTATGGAAATGGTAAAGACAAAATTAAATTAACAAATGAAGAACAAGTAAAGGCAATATTAAAAGATGTAAAAGGAACAAACTTTAATGTTGTCAATGTAACGAAAAAGGAACGCAAACGTAATGCTGCGCCAGCCTTTACAACATCTTCTTTACAACAAGAGGCAGCACGAAAGTTGAATTTCCGAGCTAAGAAAACCATGATGCTAGCTCAACAGTTATATGAAGGTATTGATATTGGAAAAAAAGAAGGAACAGTCGGGTTAATCACATATATGCGTACCGATTCAACACGTATTTCAGATACGGCTAAAGCGGAAGCGGTTACTTATATTGAAGGAAAGTATGGTAAAGAATATATTGCTACTGAGATAAAGCAAACGAAGAAGGCTTCGAATGCGCAGGATGCTCATGAAGCAATACGCCCAACAAGCACAATGCGTACACCAGATGAATTGAAGACTGTTCTTAGCCGTGATCAGTTACGTTTATATCGCTTAATTTGGGAGCGCTTTATCGCCAGCCAAATGGCTCCAGCAATATTAGATACGGTAGCAGTTGATCTTCAAAACGGTGATGTTTTATTCCGAGCGAATGGCTCACAAGTCAAATTTGCTGGCTTTATGAAACTGTATATCGAAGGTACTGATGATCAGACAGAAGAGACGACAAAACTTTTGCCTGAAATGGAAATTGGTGATCAAGTAAAATCGCTTGAAATCGAGCCTAAGCAACATTTTACACAGCCACCACCACGTTATTCAGAGGCGCGACTTGTTAAAACAATGGAAGAACTAGGTATTGGGCGCCCATCCACATATGCACCGACCCTCGATACAATTCAGCGCCGTGGCTATGTTGTATTAGATGCTAAACGCTTTATGCCAACAGAGCTAGGTGAAATTGTACACCAACTCGTACTAGAATTTTTCCCGGATATCATAAACATCGAATTCACAGCACAAATGGAACAAGATCTAGATGATATTGAAGAAGGCAATCGTCAATGGAAAAATGTTGTGGAAGAGTTTTATAAAGACTTTGAAGTTCATGTAAAACATGCAGATGAGGCTATGGAAAAAGTAGTGATTAAAGATGAACCTGCTGGAGAGGATTGCGAGCTTTGTGGATCCCCGATGGTTTATAAGCTTGGACGATATGGCAAATTTATGGCTTGCTCGAACTTCCCGGACTGTAGAAATACAAAAGCTATTATGAAACCTATTGGTGTGAAATGTCCTTCCTGTGAAACGGGCGAAATTGTAGAGCGAAAAAGTAAAACAAAACGACTGTTCTATGGTTGTAACCAATACCCTGAATGTGAATTTGTATCATGGGACAAGCCGATTAGTAGACCATGCCCGAAATGTAGTGCATTATTAGTAGAGAAAAAGATAAAAAAAGGTGTCCAAATTCAATGTACAAAGTGTGACTATGAAGAGACACCAACTCAATGA
- the dprA gene encoding DNA-processing protein DprA — translation MILAMDTQRLLALHYVYPLPLQKLQRLLTPVNILNEFENIQYDEIAKVLQISAHKAYQLSHSFRQIMTTSFEEVYAQENIVPIPFYHPYFPAQLFEISNPPTVLYVKGQYSLLSNNKQIAIIGSRKATAYSKRAIDVIVPPLVQRGYTVVSGLARGADTIAHRATIDVGGHTIAVLGHGFNYLYPAENRVLAKQLAEHQLLVTEYPPYMKPEKWHFPMRNRIISGLSQALVVTEAALKSGTLITTELALEQGKDVFVVPGPIDAMQSRGTNQLLLEGAIPVINGHQIIETLDLFSNKN, via the coding sequence ATGATCCTTGCAATGGATACCCAGAGATTACTAGCTTTACATTATGTTTACCCATTACCACTTCAGAAACTTCAGCGTTTATTGACCCCAGTGAATATTTTAAACGAGTTTGAAAATATTCAATATGATGAAATAGCAAAGGTTTTACAAATATCGGCACATAAAGCATATCAACTCTCGCACAGTTTTCGACAAATTATGACAACTTCATTTGAAGAGGTTTATGCACAAGAAAATATAGTCCCCATACCGTTTTATCATCCTTACTTCCCAGCGCAATTATTTGAAATATCCAACCCACCTACTGTATTGTATGTGAAAGGTCAGTATTCCCTGTTATCAAATAATAAACAGATAGCTATTATAGGTTCTAGGAAGGCTACAGCGTATTCAAAGAGGGCGATAGATGTCATAGTCCCACCTCTTGTTCAACGTGGGTATACGGTCGTCAGTGGGCTTGCTAGAGGTGCTGATACGATAGCACATAGGGCGACAATTGATGTGGGAGGCCACACAATTGCGGTGCTTGGACATGGTTTTAATTATCTCTATCCAGCAGAAAATCGCGTTCTTGCTAAACAATTGGCAGAACACCAACTATTAGTGACAGAATACCCCCCTTACATGAAGCCTGAAAAATGGCATTTTCCAATGCGTAATCGAATTATTAGTGGATTATCTCAGGCCTTAGTTGTCACAGAAGCTGCGTTGAAAAGTGGCACGCTTATTACAACTGAGCTTGCATTGGAGCAAGGGAAAGATGTATTTGTTGTGCCAGGACCTATCGATGCAATGCAGTCTAGGGGAACAAATCAATTACTTTTAGAAGGGGCCATTCCAGTAATAAATGGTCATCAAATTATTGAAACATTGGACCTCTTTTCTAACAAAAATTGA
- the sucD gene encoding succinate--CoA ligase subunit alpha, giving the protein MAVFINKDTKVIVQGITGETALFHTKQMLEYGTKIVAGVTPGKGGLEIEGVPVFNTVAEAVAATGATTSVIYVPAPFAADAILEAVDAELELTICITEHIPVLDMVKVKRYMEGKKTRLVGPNCPGVITADECKIGIMPGYIHTKGHVGVVSRSGTLTYEAVHQLTQAGIGQTTAVGIGGDPVNGTNFIDVLEAFNNDPETYAVVMIGEIGGTAEEEAAAWIKANMTKPVVGFIGGQTAPPGKRMGHAGAIISGGKGTAAEKIKAMNAAGIEVAETPSVIGETLIKVIKEKGLYEKCKTH; this is encoded by the coding sequence ATGGCTGTATTTATTAACAAAGATACGAAGGTAATTGTACAAGGGATTACGGGCGAAACAGCTCTTTTCCATACGAAGCAAATGCTAGAGTATGGTACTAAAATCGTAGCAGGTGTAACACCAGGTAAAGGTGGACTTGAAATCGAGGGAGTTCCTGTTTTCAATACAGTAGCAGAAGCTGTAGCTGCAACAGGTGCTACAACTTCAGTTATCTATGTACCTGCACCATTTGCGGCAGATGCAATTTTAGAAGCTGTTGATGCTGAATTAGAATTAACAATCTGTATCACAGAGCATATTCCTGTCCTTGATATGGTTAAAGTTAAACGTTATATGGAAGGTAAAAAGACTCGCTTAGTAGGTCCGAACTGTCCGGGTGTAATTACTGCTGACGAATGTAAGATTGGGATCATGCCTGGTTACATTCATACAAAAGGCCATGTAGGAGTTGTTTCTCGTTCTGGTACTTTAACATATGAAGCGGTGCACCAACTAACACAAGCTGGCATTGGTCAAACAACTGCTGTAGGTATCGGTGGAGACCCTGTTAACGGTACAAACTTCATTGATGTTCTAGAAGCATTTAATAATGATCCAGAAACTTACGCAGTAGTTATGATTGGAGAAATCGGTGGTACAGCTGAGGAAGAGGCAGCTGCATGGATTAAGGCAAATATGACGAAACCTGTCGTAGGCTTTATCGGTGGGCAAACTGCACCTCCAGGCAAACGTATGGGTCACGCTGGTGCTATCATTTCTGGTGGTAAAGGAACAGCAGCAGAAAAAATTAAAGCGATGAACGCTGCTGGTATTGAAGTAGCGGAAACACCGTCTGTTATTGGTGAAACGTTGATTAAAGTAATTAAAGAAAAAGGGCTATACGAAAAGTGTAAAACCCATTAA
- a CDS encoding ribonuclease HII encodes MKTIKEITTALKDAEEWQDWMIEIEADERAGVQKAWLTWQKRQDKKRQLQKAHQAKVAFDLSYGGIDTLIAGVDEAGRGPLAGPVVTAAVILPTNCEALVGLNDSKQLSKEKRNAFATLIKEHAISYFIHFQSAQQIDALNIFEATKQSMKASVESLTKKPDVVLVDAMTLPISIPQDSIIKGDAKSLAIAAASILAKTARDDYMEQLDKDFPMYGFGQHAGYGTKQHLKALEEYGPTIHHRKSFEPIKSMFQ; translated from the coding sequence ATGAAAACCATTAAAGAAATTACAACTGCATTGAAAGATGCGGAGGAATGGCAAGATTGGATGATAGAAATAGAGGCGGATGAAAGAGCTGGCGTACAGAAGGCTTGGCTTACATGGCAAAAAAGACAAGATAAAAAACGTCAATTACAAAAAGCACATCAAGCAAAAGTCGCATTCGATTTAAGCTACGGGGGCATAGATACATTGATTGCTGGTGTAGATGAGGCGGGACGTGGACCGTTAGCGGGGCCAGTCGTGACTGCAGCTGTGATATTACCGACTAATTGCGAGGCGCTTGTTGGATTGAATGATTCGAAACAATTATCAAAGGAAAAAAGAAACGCCTTTGCCACTTTAATTAAAGAGCATGCCATTAGTTATTTTATCCATTTTCAATCGGCCCAGCAAATCGATGCGTTAAATATTTTTGAGGCAACCAAACAATCTATGAAAGCAAGTGTAGAATCACTAACGAAAAAGCCGGATGTTGTTCTTGTAGATGCTATGACATTGCCTATTTCAATCCCACAGGATTCGATTATTAAAGGTGATGCTAAAAGCTTAGCAATAGCGGCAGCCTCTATTTTAGCTAAAACAGCCCGAGATGATTATATGGAACAATTAGATAAGGACTTTCCGATGTATGGCTTTGGACAACATGCCGGCTATGGTACAAAGCAGCATTTAAAAGCATTAGAGGAATACGGACCAACTATTCATCATCGTAAATCATTCGAACCGATTAAATCCATGTTTCAATAA
- the trmFO gene encoding FADH(2)-oxidizing methylenetetrahydrofolate--tRNA-(uracil(54)-C(5))-methyltransferase TrmFO, which yields MAEQVVNVIGAGLAGSEAAWQIAKRGVKVKLYEMRPVKQTPAHHTDKFAELVCSNSLRANGLTNAVGVIKEEMRLLDSVILKAADQCSVPAGGALAVDRHEFAGYVTEAVKNHPLVEVIHEEVTEIPEGITVIATGPLTSKALAEKIQGLTGLDYLYFYDAAAPIIEKDSIDMDKVYLKSRYDKGEAAYLNCPMTKEEFDRFRQALIDAEVVPLKEFEKEIYFEGCMPIEVMAARGEKTMLFGPMKPVGLEDPKTGKRPYAVVQLRQDDAAGTLYNIVGFQTHLKWGPQKEVLQLIPGLENVEIVRYGVMHRNTFINSPKVLEKTYQLRERKNIFFAGQMTGVEGYVESAGSGLIAGINAARLALGQDPIIFPFETALGSMARYITEAQSKNFQPMNVNFGIFPELPPGRRSKPERAEMHATRALSTIRNFVNSQTI from the coding sequence ATGGCTGAACAAGTAGTAAATGTAATTGGAGCGGGACTTGCAGGTAGTGAAGCAGCTTGGCAAATTGCTAAGCGTGGTGTAAAAGTTAAACTTTATGAGATGCGTCCAGTAAAGCAAACGCCAGCGCACCATACGGATAAGTTTGCAGAACTTGTTTGTTCTAACTCATTGCGTGCAAATGGTTTAACAAATGCCGTAGGCGTTATTAAAGAAGAAATGCGTTTGTTAGATTCTGTTATCTTAAAAGCTGCAGATCAGTGCTCAGTACCTGCTGGCGGCGCATTAGCAGTAGATCGTCATGAATTTGCGGGATATGTAACTGAGGCTGTAAAAAACCACCCACTAGTGGAGGTTATTCATGAAGAAGTTACTGAAATTCCTGAAGGTATTACAGTTATTGCAACAGGTCCATTGACTTCAAAAGCTTTAGCTGAGAAAATTCAAGGCTTAACTGGCTTAGATTATTTATACTTTTACGATGCAGCAGCACCCATTATTGAAAAAGATAGTATAGACATGGATAAAGTTTATTTGAAGTCTCGTTATGATAAAGGTGAAGCAGCATATTTAAACTGTCCTATGACAAAAGAAGAATTTGATCGTTTCCGTCAAGCATTAATAGATGCGGAAGTTGTTCCATTGAAAGAATTTGAAAAAGAAATATATTTTGAGGGATGTATGCCGATCGAAGTTATGGCTGCGCGCGGCGAGAAAACGATGTTATTTGGTCCTATGAAACCAGTAGGTCTTGAAGATCCAAAAACAGGGAAACGTCCTTATGCTGTTGTGCAACTTCGTCAAGATGATGCAGCTGGCACCCTTTATAACATTGTTGGTTTCCAAACGCATCTTAAATGGGGGCCGCAAAAGGAAGTACTACAGCTAATCCCTGGATTAGAGAATGTGGAAATTGTACGCTATGGTGTTATGCACCGGAATACATTCATCAACTCTCCAAAAGTTTTAGAAAAGACATATCAACTTCGTGAACGCAAAAACATTTTCTTTGCAGGTCAGATGACAGGCGTAGAAGGATATGTTGAATCAGCAGGAAGTGGGTTAATTGCAGGAATTAATGCTGCTCGTTTAGCATTAGGGCAAGACCCGATTATTTTCCCATTTGAAACGGCATTAGGAAGTATGGCCCGTTATATAACAGAAGCTCAATCGAAAAACTTCCAGCCGATGAATGTTAACTTCGGTATATTCCCTGAGTTACCACCAGGACGCCGTTCTAAACCGGAACGTGCTGAAATGCATGCAACACGTGCTTTAAGCACAATTCGAAATTTTGTGAATTCACAAACAATTTGA